One Formosa agariphila KMM 3901 genomic window, TATGGCGTTTCTGTTGAAAAAGTTCGTACAATAAATGTCCGTCCAGATAGAAGTACTAAGTTTACAAAAACTGGTATTCAACATGGTAAAACAAATGCTGTTAAAAAAGCACTTGTACAACTGGCGGAAGGTGAAGTGATTGATTTATACAGTAACATGTAATTAGACAAAAATGTCAGTAAGAAAATTAAAACCGATCACACCAGGTCAGCGATTTAGAGTAGTAAATGGATTTGACGCCATTTCTACTGATAAGCCGGAGAAAAGTTTATTAGCTCCGAAGAAAAGATCAGGTGGTAGAAACAGTCAAGGAAGAATGACCATGCGCTATATTGGTGGTGGTCATAAAAAAAGGTATCGTATCATTGATTTTAAAAGAACTAAAGCTGGAATTCCTGCTGAAGTAAAATCAATTCAATACGATCCAAACAGAACAGCTTTTATTGCTTTATTAAATTACCAAGATGGTGAAAAAGCATACATTATTGCTCAAAACGGATTAACAGTTGGTCAAACAGTTGTATCTGGGCAAGAAGGTATCGCACCAGAAATTGGTAACGCAATGCCGTTAAGTCAAATTCCATTAGGAACAATTATTTCTTGTGTAGAGTTACGTCCAGGACAAGGAGCTGTTATGGCTCGTAGTGCTGGTGCTTTTGCTCAGTTAATGGCAAGAGATGGTAAATTTGCAACAGTAAAACTTCCATCAGGAGAAACTAGATTAATTTTAGTTAACTGTATGGCTACAATAGGTGTTGTCTCTAACTCAGATCATCAATTACTAGTATCAGGTAAAGCTGGTAGAAGTAGATGGTTAGGTAGAAGACCTCGTACTAGACCAGTAGTGATGAACCCGGTTGATCACCCAATGGGAGGTGGTGAAGGTAAATCTTCTGGAGGTCACCCTCGTTCTAGAAACGGTATACCTGCTAAAGGTTTCAGAACCCGTTCTAAAACAAAAGCGAGTAATAAGTATATTGTAGAACGTAGAAAGAAATAAGACATGGCAAGATCATTAAAAAAAGGACCTTACGTTCATTATAAACTTGATAAGAGAGTCCAAGAAAATGTTGACGGCGGAAAGAAAACAGTAATCAAAACATGGTCTAGAGCCTCAATGATTACTCCAGATTTCGTTGGACAAACTATCGCAGTACATAACGGACGTCAATTCGTTCCTGTATTTGTAACTGAGAACATGGTAGGGCATAAATTAGGAGAATTTTCACCAACACGATCTTTTAGAGGTCATGCAGGTGCTAAAAACAAAGGTAAAAAGTAGTAAGCTATGGGAAGTCGTAAAAAACAAATGGCAGACGCTATTAAGGAAGATAAAAAGCAAGTTGCTTTTGCTAAACTTAATAACTGTCCTACGTCACCAAGAAAAATGCGCTTAGTAGCCGATTTAGTAAGAGGTGAAAAGGTAGAAAAAGCGCTTAATATTTTGAAATTCAGTTCAAAAGAAGCTTCAAATCGTTTAGAGAAATTGTTATTGTCTGCAATTGCAAACTGGCAAGCTAAAAATGAAGATGCAAGTATTGAAGATGCTGAATTAATAGTAAAAGAGATTAGAGTAGATGGCGGATCTATGTTAAAAAGATTACGTCCAGCTCCTCAAGGTCGTGCGCACAGAATAAGAAAGCGTTCTAATCACGTAACTATCGTGGTTGGAGCTAACAATAATATACAAGCTTAATAGAGGTATGGGACAAAAAACAAATCCAATCGGAAATCGCTTAGGAATTATCAGAGGATGGGAATCTAACTGGTACGGAGGAAACGATTATGGCGACAAATTAGCCGAAGACGATAAGATCAGAAAGTACGTTCACGCACGTCTATCTAAAGCAAGTATATCAAGAGTAATTATCGAGAGAACTCTTAAACTTGTAACCGTTACTATAACTACTGCAAGACCTGGTATTATTATCGGGAAAGGTGGCCAAGAAGTAGACAAGTTAAAAGAAGAACTTAAGAAAATTACTGGTAAAGAAGTTCAAATAAACATATTTGAAATTAAAAGACCAGAACTTGATGCATTTTTAGTAGGATCAAGCATCGCTCGTCAAATTGAGAACAGAATCTCTTACAGACGTGCAATTAAGATGGCTATTGCTGCTACAATGCGTATGAATGCAGAAGGAATTAAAATCCAAATTAGTGGTCGTTTAAACGGGGCAGAGATGGCACGTTCAGAACACTACAAAGATGGTCGTATTCCATTATCTACATTTAGAGCCGATATCGATTATGCTTTAGTTGAGGCACATACTACTTATGGTAGATTAGGTGTTAAAGTATGGATCATGAAAGGTGAAGTATATGGTAAAAGAGAGCTTTCTCCGCTTGTTGGATTGTCTAAGAAGCAAGGAAAAGGTGGACCACGAGGAGGAAATAATAATAAACCTCGTCGTAGAAAGTAATTTTTTAAAGTAAAGGAAAAATGTTACAGCCTAAAAGAACAAAATTTCGTAAACAACAAAAAGGACGTATGAAAGGTAACTCTCAAAGAGGGCACCAATTATCAAACGGAACTTTTGGTATAAAATCACTTGATTCGAATTTTTTAACATCGCGTCAAATAGAAGCAGCACGTATTGCCGCTACACGTCACATGAAGAGAGAAGGACAACTTTGGATTAAAATATTTCCAGATAAGCCTATCACAAAGAAGCCTCTTGAAGTACGTATGGGTAAAGGTAAAGGTGCCGTTGAATATTGGGCAGCTGTTGTAAAGCCAGGTAGACTACTTTTCGAAGTAGGAGGAGTACCGTTAGACGTTGCAAAAGAAGCATTACGTTTAGCAGCTCAAAAATTACCGGTAAAAACTAAGTTTGTTATCGCTAGAGATTACGAAGCATAATTTATTTGATGTTATGAAACAATCAGAAATTAAAGAATTATCTACTGCTGAGTTACAAGAGAAACTTGGTGAGACAAAAAAGAGTTATTCAGACCTGAAAATGGCACATGCAATATCTCCTTTAGAAAATCCAATTCAATTACGTAACGTAAGACGTGACGTAGCAAGAATTGCGACAGAAATAACTAAAAGAGAATTACAATAATTCTGCTGAAAGATGGAAAAAAGAAATTTAAGAAAAGAACGTGTAGGAGTTGTTACTAGTAACAAGATGCAAAAATCTATTGTTGTTGCTGAAGTTAAAAAAGTAAAACATCCTATGTATGGTAAGTTCGTGTTAAAAACGAAAAAATACGTTGCACACGACGAGACTAACGATTGTAACATTGGAGATACTGTAAAGATCATGGAAACAAGACCTATGAGTAAATCTAAATGTTGGAGACTAGTTGAAATAATTGAAAGAGCGAAGTAATTATGTTACAACAAGAATCAAGATTAAAAGTAGCAGATAACACTGGAGCAAAGGAAGTTTTAACTATCCGTGTTCTTGGTGGTACTAAAAGAAGATATGCTTCTGTAGGAGACAAGATAGTTGTTTCTGTAAAAGACGCAACACCTAATGGAAACATTAAAAAAGGTGCTGTTTCTACTGCAGTTGTTGTACGTACTGTAAAAGAAGTAAGACGTCCAGACGGATCTTATATCAGATTCGACGACAATGCTTGTGTATTATTAAACCCAACGGGTGAGATGAGAGGTACACGTGTATTTGGACCTGTTGCAAGAGAACTTCGTGATAAACAATTCATGAAAATTGTATCATTAGCACCTGAAGTGCTTTAATGACTTATAAGATGACAAAGCTTAAGATAAAATCAGGAGATACAGTAAAAGTAATAACTGGAGATCATAAAGGATCTGAAGGAAAAGTACTTAAAGTATTAACAGATAAGAACAAAGCGATTGTTGAGGGTGTTAACTTGGTGAAGAAACATACTAAGCCAAGTGCACAAAGCCCTCAAGGAGGAATCGTAGAAAAGGAAGCTCCAATTCAAATATCAAACTTATCTTTATTAACTGCAAAGGGTGAAACTACTCGTGTTGGTTATAAAGTTGAAGATGGTAAGAAAGTGAGATTTTCTAAAAAATCTAATGAAGTAATATAGTTATGGCATATTCACCGAGACTTAAAGAAGAGTATAAAAGCAAAGTAATTGCTGCTCTTACAGAAGAATTTGGATATAAGAATGTTATGCAAGTTCCAAAATTATCTAAGATAGTAATATCTAAAGGTGTTGGAGCTGCTGTTGCAGATAAGAAGTTAGTAGACTACGCAGTAGAAGAACTAACAACTATTTCTGGACAAAGAGCTATAGCAACTATATCTAAAAAAGATGTTGCATCTTTCAAATTACGTAAAGGAATGCCAATTGGCGCGAAAGTTACGTTAAGAGGAGAAAGAATGTACGAATTTTTAGACCGTTTAGTTACTTCAGCCTTACCTCGTGTAAGAGATTTTGGCGGAATTAAAGCAACAGGATTTGACGGAAGAGGTAACTATAACCTTGGAATTACAGAACAAATTATTTTTCCAGAAATTGACATTGATAAAGTGAACAAAATTTCAGGAATGGATATTACTTTTGTAACTTCTGCCGAAACTGATAAAGAAGCAAAATCATTATTAACTGAACTAGGTTTACCTTTTCAAAAGAACTAAGATATGGCTAAAGAATCAATGAAAGCCCGTGAGGTTAAAAGAGCAAAAACAGTAGCAAAATATGCTGAGAAACGTAAAGCTTTAAAAGAAGCTGGAGATTACGAAGCATTACAAAAGTTACCTAAAAACGCTTCTCCTGTACGTATGCATAATAGATGTAAACTAACAGGAAGACCTAAAGGTTATATGCGTACATTTGGTATTTCTCGTGTAACATTCAGAGAAATGGCAAATAACGGCCTTATACCAGGTGTAAGAAAAGCAAGCTGGTAAAAAATTAATTTTAACTGGTTTTAGGTTCAACTTAATGTTGAAAACCAAGACCGCAATTTAATACATATGTATACAGATCCAATAGCGGATTATCTAACAAGAATTAGAAATGCTGTGCGTGCTAACCACAGAGTGGTAGAAATACCTGCTTCTAACTTGAAAAAAGAAATCACAAAAATATTATTCGACCAAGGATATATTTTAAGTTACAAATTCGATGATTCTTCTGTACAAGGAACTATTAAAATAGCTCTAAAGTACAACAAGGAAACTAAAGAACCTGTAATTAAGAAGATTCAAAGAATCAGTAAACCAGGTTTACGTAAGTACGCAAGTTCAACAGAACTACCTAGAATTTTAAATGGTCTTGGAATTGCCATCGTTTCTACTTCTCACGGAGTAATGACAGGTAAACAAGCTCAAGCAGAAAATGTAGGTGGTGAAGTTTTATGTTACGTTTACTAATTTAAAGACTATAAGAAATGTCAAGAATAGGTAATAACCCAGTCGCAATTCCAGAAGGAATTACAGTTGATGTTAACGATAATATTGTAACAGTAAAAGGAAAATTAGGTGAGTTAACTCAAGAATTTTCTAACATTGCAATAAAAGTTGAAGATGGAAACGTTATAGTTGAACGTTCTTCTGATAAAAAAGAAGAAAAATCTAAACACGGACTTTACAGAGCTTTAATCAATAACATGATTGAAGGAGTAAGTAAAGGATGGACTAAAGAATTAGAATTAGTTGGTGTTGGATATAGAGCTACAAATCAAGGTAACAAACTTGATTTAGCATTAGGATTTTCTCACAATATTGTATTAGACATTGCTCCAGAAGTAAAAGTTGAAACAGTATCAGAGAAAGGTAAAAACCCTATAATCAAATTAACATCTCATGATAAGCAACTTGTTGGACAAGTAGCAGCAAAAATTAGAGATTTTAGAAGACCTGAACCATACAAAGGAAAAGGTATTAAGTTTGTAGGAGAAATATTAAGAAGAAAAGCAGGTAAATCAGCTTAATAATTTATAAGTTATGGCGTTAACAAAAAACGAAAGACGATTAAGAATTAAAAGCAGAGTCCGTAAAATAGTTTCTGGTACAGAAACTAGACCAAGATTATCTGTTTTTAGAAGTAATAAAGAAATTTATGCTCAAGTAGTAGATGATGTAACTGGTAAAACTATCAGTTCAGCATCTTCAAGAGATAAAGACATTAGTGCTGCAAAAGGATCTAAAGCAGAAATTGCTACTCTAGTAGGAAAATCTGTAGCTGAAAAAGCTTTAAAAGCAGGTGTAGACACTATCTCTTTTGATAGAGGTGGATATTTATACCATGGTAGAGTAAAATCATTAGCTGAAGGAGCTAGAGAAGCAGGACTTAAATTCTAAGAAATTATGTATCAAAAATACAAAAGCGCAGAGCTAGTAAAACCAAGTGGATTAGATCTTAAAGATCGTTTAGTTGGTGTACAGAGAGTTACAAAAGTAACTAAAGGTGGTAGAGCATTTGGTTTCTCAGCAATCGTAGTGGTTGGTGATGAAGCAGGTGTTGTAGGTCACGGTTTAGGAAAGTCTAAAGATGTTGCAAGTGCTATTGCTAAGGCAGTAGAAGATGCAAAGAAAAATTTAGTACGTATTCCTATTATCAAACGTACGTTACCACATGAACAAAAAGGTAAATTTGGTGGAGCAAGAGTAAACATCATTCCTGCAGCTCCTGGTACAGGGGTAATTGCTGGTGGAGCTGTGAGAACAGTTTTAGAAGCAGTTGGAGTACACGATGTATTATCTAAATCTCAAGGTTCATCAAACCCTCATAACGTTGTTAAAGCAACTTTTGATGCATTACTTCAATTAAGAAGTGCAAAATCAATTGCTAAAGATAGAGGCGTTTCATTAGAAAAAGTTTTTAAAGGTTAATAGCGATAGAAATGGGAAAGATTAAAGTAACGAAAGTTAAAAGCGCAATTAAACGTACACAAAGACAAAAAAGAACTTTAGAAGCTCTTGGTCTTAAACGTATTGGGCAAGTCGTAGAGCATGAAAACACACCAAATATTCTTGGTATGGTTGCTAAAGTAGAACACTTAGTTTCTGTTGAAGAAGCTTAATAATAAACTGAGAAATGGATTTAAGTAAATTAAAACCTGCAGAAGGTTCAGTTAAAAATCAAGGAAAAAGAATAGGTCGTGGACAAGGATCTGGTAAAGGTGGTACCGCTACACGTGGTCACAAAGGAGCCAAATCTCGTTCAGGTTATTCTAAGAAGCTTGGATTTGAAGGAGGTCAAATGCCACTTCAAAGACGTGTTCCTAAATTTGGTTTTACTAATATTAACCGTGTAGAATATCAAGGTGTAAACTTAGATAAATTACAACAGTTGGTTGATGAAAAGAAAATTAACGACACAGTAAATTTAGACACACTAATGTCTGTAGGTGTAACTGGAAAGAATGATCTAGTTAAAATCTTAGGTAGAGGTGAACTAAAAGCAAAATTAAAAGTAACTGCTCATAAATTTACTGCTTCAGCAAAAGCTGCTATCGAAGCGGCTGGAGGAGAAGCTGTAACTTTATAATCACGTAATAGAGCATGAAATTTATAGAAACGTTAAAGAATGTTTGGAAAATTGAGGAACTAAGAAATAGAATCATCCTTACGGTTGGTCTATTATTAGTTTATCGATTTGGTGCACAAGTAGTTTTACCTGGTATCGATGCAGCACAATTAGAAACCTTACAAAGTAATACAGATTCTGGATTATTAGGTTTATTAAATGCATTTACAGGAGGAGCCTTTGCTAATGCATCAATATTTGCCTTAGGTATTATGCCTTACATTTCTGCTTCTATTGTAGTGCAATTAATGGGAATAGCAATTCCTTACTTGCAAAAGTTACAAAAAGAAGGTGCTAGTGGGCAAAAGAAAATAAATCAAATCACACGTTGGTTAACAATTGCAATATGTTTGGTACAAGCACCAGGATATTTAGCAAGTTTACCAAGTTTAGGAATTCCACAAAGTGCGTTCTTATTAGGACAAGGTGGTTTATTCTATTTTTCTTCAATAATCATTTTAGTTACTGGTTGTATCTTTGCAATGTGGTTAGGAGAGAAGATTACAGATAAAGGTATTGGTAATGGTATTTCACTATTAATTATGGTGGGTATTATTGCACGTATGCCATTATCGTTCTTCCAAAATGCAGCATCTCGTTTAGAAGGGAATAATGTAATGTTAATCCTTATTGAATTAGTGTTGTGGTTTGCTATTATCTTTGCATCTATTATGCTTATTATGGCAGTTAGAAAAATAGCTGTTCAATATGCAAGACGTACTGCTACTGGAGGTTATGAGAAAAACATTATGGGGTCTAGACAATATATTCCATTAAAACTTAACGCTTCTGGAGTAATGCCAATTATTTTTGCTCAAGCAATTATGTTTGTACCAGGTTTAATAGGTGGAACTTCTATGATGAAGGATTCAGCTGCAGGACAGTGGTTACAATCACAATTTTCTGATATATTCGGATTTTGGTATAACTTATTATTTGCATTCTTAATTATCATATTCACGTATTTCTATACTGCTATTACAGTTCCTACGAACAAAATGGCAGACGATTTAAAACGTAGTGGAGGATTTATTCCAGGGATTCGTCCAGGGTCTGAAACTTCAGAATATTTAGATAAGATTATGTCTCAAATAACATTACCAGGTTCTATTTTCCTTGCACTTATAGCAGTATTTCCTGCCATAGTTGTTAAGTTAATGAACGTACAATCGGGATGGGCCTTATTTTTTGGTGGTACTTCACTATTAATATTAGTGGGAGTTGCAATTGACACGATGCAACAAGTAAACTCTTACTTGTTGAATAGACACTATGATGGCTTGATGAAAACTGGTAAAAATAGAAAAGCAGTAGCTTAATTTATTATACAATGGCAAAACAAGCAGCAATAGAACAAGACGGAACAATTATAGAAGCATTATCTAATGCTATGTTTCGTGTTGAGTTAGAGAATGGTCACATTGTGACTGCTCATATATCTGGTAAAATGCGTATGCATTACATTAAATTGTTACCAGGTGATAAAGTAAAATTAGAAATGAGTCCTTACGATTTAACTAAGGCTAGAATAACTTATAGATACTAATACGATGAAAGTAAGAGCATCAGTTAAAAAAAGAAGTGCAGATTGTAAAATCGTGCGTAGAAAAGGTAGACTTTACGTAATTAACAAAAAGAATCCTAGATTCAAACAAAGACAAGGGTAGTTATGGCAAGAATTGCAGGTGTAGACATACCAAAACAGAAAAGAGGAGTTATCTCTTTAACTTATATCTATGGAATAGGTACAAGTAGAGCAAAAGAAAT contains:
- the rpsE gene encoding 30S ribosomal protein S5 — protein: MYQKYKSAELVKPSGLDLKDRLVGVQRVTKVTKGGRAFGFSAIVVVGDEAGVVGHGLGKSKDVASAIAKAVEDAKKNLVRIPIIKRTLPHEQKGKFGGARVNIIPAAPGTGVIAGGAVRTVLEAVGVHDVLSKSQGSSNPHNVVKATFDALLQLRSAKSIAKDRGVSLEKVFKG
- the rplR gene encoding 50S ribosomal protein L18; the protein is MALTKNERRLRIKSRVRKIVSGTETRPRLSVFRSNKEIYAQVVDDVTGKTISSASSRDKDISAAKGSKAEIATLVGKSVAEKALKAGVDTISFDRGGYLYHGRVKSLAEGAREAGLKF
- the rpmC gene encoding 50S ribosomal protein L29: MKQSEIKELSTAELQEKLGETKKSYSDLKMAHAISPLENPIQLRNVRRDVARIATEITKRELQ
- the rplF gene encoding 50S ribosomal protein L6, with translation MSRIGNNPVAIPEGITVDVNDNIVTVKGKLGELTQEFSNIAIKVEDGNVIVERSSDKKEEKSKHGLYRALINNMIEGVSKGWTKELELVGVGYRATNQGNKLDLALGFSHNIVLDIAPEVKVETVSEKGKNPIIKLTSHDKQLVGQVAAKIRDFRRPEPYKGKGIKFVGEILRRKAGKSA
- the rplW gene encoding 50S ribosomal protein L23, with the translated sequence MSILIKPIITEKATANSELNNCFSFMVNTKANKVEIKKAVEAAYGVSVEKVRTINVRPDRSTKFTKTGIQHGKTNAVKKALVQLAEGEVIDLYSNM
- the rpsS gene encoding 30S ribosomal protein S19: MARSLKKGPYVHYKLDKRVQENVDGGKKTVIKTWSRASMITPDFVGQTIAVHNGRQFVPVFVTENMVGHKLGEFSPTRSFRGHAGAKNKGKK
- the rplB gene encoding 50S ribosomal protein L2; its protein translation is MSVRKLKPITPGQRFRVVNGFDAISTDKPEKSLLAPKKRSGGRNSQGRMTMRYIGGGHKKRYRIIDFKRTKAGIPAEVKSIQYDPNRTAFIALLNYQDGEKAYIIAQNGLTVGQTVVSGQEGIAPEIGNAMPLSQIPLGTIISCVELRPGQGAVMARSAGAFAQLMARDGKFATVKLPSGETRLILVNCMATIGVVSNSDHQLLVSGKAGRSRWLGRRPRTRPVVMNPVDHPMGGGEGKSSGGHPRSRNGIPAKGFRTRSKTKASNKYIVERRKK
- the rplN gene encoding 50S ribosomal protein L14 — translated: MLQQESRLKVADNTGAKEVLTIRVLGGTKRRYASVGDKIVVSVKDATPNGNIKKGAVSTAVVVRTVKEVRRPDGSYIRFDDNACVLLNPTGEMRGTRVFGPVARELRDKQFMKIVSLAPEVL
- the rplO gene encoding 50S ribosomal protein L15, with translation MDLSKLKPAEGSVKNQGKRIGRGQGSGKGGTATRGHKGAKSRSGYSKKLGFEGGQMPLQRRVPKFGFTNINRVEYQGVNLDKLQQLVDEKKINDTVNLDTLMSVGVTGKNDLVKILGRGELKAKLKVTAHKFTASAKAAIEAAGGEAVTL
- the rplV gene encoding 50S ribosomal protein L22, which encodes MGSRKKQMADAIKEDKKQVAFAKLNNCPTSPRKMRLVADLVRGEKVEKALNILKFSSKEASNRLEKLLLSAIANWQAKNEDASIEDAELIVKEIRVDGGSMLKRLRPAPQGRAHRIRKRSNHVTIVVGANNNIQA
- the rpsQ gene encoding 30S ribosomal protein S17, translating into MEKRNLRKERVGVVTSNKMQKSIVVAEVKKVKHPMYGKFVLKTKKYVAHDETNDCNIGDTVKIMETRPMSKSKCWRLVEIIERAK
- the infA gene encoding translation initiation factor IF-1 is translated as MAKQAAIEQDGTIIEALSNAMFRVELENGHIVTAHISGKMRMHYIKLLPGDKVKLEMSPYDLTKARITYRY
- the rpsC gene encoding 30S ribosomal protein S3, which codes for MGQKTNPIGNRLGIIRGWESNWYGGNDYGDKLAEDDKIRKYVHARLSKASISRVIIERTLKLVTVTITTARPGIIIGKGGQEVDKLKEELKKITGKEVQINIFEIKRPELDAFLVGSSIARQIENRISYRRAIKMAIAATMRMNAEGIKIQISGRLNGAEMARSEHYKDGRIPLSTFRADIDYALVEAHTTYGRLGVKVWIMKGEVYGKRELSPLVGLSKKQGKGGPRGGNNNKPRRRK
- the rplE gene encoding 50S ribosomal protein L5, with amino-acid sequence MAYSPRLKEEYKSKVIAALTEEFGYKNVMQVPKLSKIVISKGVGAAVADKKLVDYAVEELTTISGQRAIATISKKDVASFKLRKGMPIGAKVTLRGERMYEFLDRLVTSALPRVRDFGGIKATGFDGRGNYNLGITEQIIFPEIDIDKVNKISGMDITFVTSAETDKEAKSLLTELGLPFQKN
- the secY gene encoding preprotein translocase subunit SecY; amino-acid sequence: MKFIETLKNVWKIEELRNRIILTVGLLLVYRFGAQVVLPGIDAAQLETLQSNTDSGLLGLLNAFTGGAFANASIFALGIMPYISASIVVQLMGIAIPYLQKLQKEGASGQKKINQITRWLTIAICLVQAPGYLASLPSLGIPQSAFLLGQGGLFYFSSIIILVTGCIFAMWLGEKITDKGIGNGISLLIMVGIIARMPLSFFQNAASRLEGNNVMLILIELVLWFAIIFASIMLIMAVRKIAVQYARRTATGGYEKNIMGSRQYIPLKLNASGVMPIIFAQAIMFVPGLIGGTSMMKDSAAGQWLQSQFSDIFGFWYNLLFAFLIIIFTYFYTAITVPTNKMADDLKRSGGFIPGIRPGSETSEYLDKIMSQITLPGSIFLALIAVFPAIVVKLMNVQSGWALFFGGTSLLILVGVAIDTMQQVNSYLLNRHYDGLMKTGKNRKAVA
- the rpsH gene encoding 30S ribosomal protein S8 is translated as MYTDPIADYLTRIRNAVRANHRVVEIPASNLKKEITKILFDQGYILSYKFDDSSVQGTIKIALKYNKETKEPVIKKIQRISKPGLRKYASSTELPRILNGLGIAIVSTSHGVMTGKQAQAENVGGEVLCYVY
- the rpmD gene encoding 50S ribosomal protein L30; protein product: MGKIKVTKVKSAIKRTQRQKRTLEALGLKRIGQVVEHENTPNILGMVAKVEHLVSVEEA
- the rplP gene encoding 50S ribosomal protein L16, whose protein sequence is MLQPKRTKFRKQQKGRMKGNSQRGHQLSNGTFGIKSLDSNFLTSRQIEAARIAATRHMKREGQLWIKIFPDKPITKKPLEVRMGKGKGAVEYWAAVVKPGRLLFEVGGVPLDVAKEALRLAAQKLPVKTKFVIARDYEA
- the rpsN gene encoding 30S ribosomal protein S14, which gives rise to MAKESMKAREVKRAKTVAKYAEKRKALKEAGDYEALQKLPKNASPVRMHNRCKLTGRPKGYMRTFGISRVTFREMANNGLIPGVRKASW
- the ykgO gene encoding type B 50S ribosomal protein L36, giving the protein MKVRASVKKRSADCKIVRRKGRLYVINKKNPRFKQRQG
- the rplX gene encoding 50S ribosomal protein L24 yields the protein MTKLKIKSGDTVKVITGDHKGSEGKVLKVLTDKNKAIVEGVNLVKKHTKPSAQSPQGGIVEKEAPIQISNLSLLTAKGETTRVGYKVEDGKKVRFSKKSNEVI